Proteins encoded in a region of the Aliivibrio fischeri ATCC 7744 = JCM 18803 = DSM 507 genome:
- a CDS encoding late competence development ComFB family protein — protein sequence MESNIHNYMEVLVNKRFFALEFHQIYTLDQITDMKCIALNQLPTLYIRYSLDMLAATSQKKLMQYNEMVAAAVENAEKMIANDRRERKDDFEDIVVYRSKDRFQLEDEEESFSGKLNLD from the coding sequence ATGGAATCAAACATTCATAATTATATGGAAGTACTCGTCAATAAACGATTTTTTGCATTGGAATTCCACCAGATTTATACGCTTGATCAAATCACAGATATGAAGTGTATTGCTTTAAATCAGCTTCCTACACTTTATATTCGTTATAGCTTGGATATGTTAGCGGCAACATCCCAGAAAAAATTAATGCAATATAACGAAATGGTTGCAGCTGCGGTTGAAAATGCAGAAAAAATGATCGCGAATGATAGAAGAGAAAGAAAAGACGATTTTGAAGATATCGTTGTTTATCGGTCAAAAGATCGTTTTCAATTGGAAGATGAAGAGGAGTCATTTTCAGGAAAACTGAATTTAGATTAG
- a CDS encoding GGDEF domain-containing protein produces MSFNLLSHPLFKLLLPIIIVVSVITGMDGIIQLSSENQGFSYILPYIVLSIVLLLSQPFNQGRIGMIAISMAIAYWIIQERLQVPLSYGTTRIEFTLTAFLLPICMMATFIFPERRIFSKFGAGYLCILVFMFFWCWIITVHFADNDMTEIWQTYLLNIPEISPLPVIVVLYSIVMCGLSAIFVLTRSNNTDLASYTCLLYSSLTFSLFSVDYISSTMFSIAGLLLLLYIITASHELAFIDQLTGIPGRRALESEMKHLGRTYTIAMLDVDHFKKFNDTYGHDTGDDVLKLVASIMAQTGGNAKVYRYGGEEFTVLFKGKTAKQSLEYLEELREDIADYDLIIRDTSTRPKDNKEGQAKRGKANKTKVVNVTISIGVADSEDLRKPQLVIKAADEALYRAKEGGRNCVSE; encoded by the coding sequence ATGTCTTTTAACCTTCTCAGCCATCCTTTATTCAAATTATTGCTGCCTATTATCATAGTTGTATCTGTGATTACTGGAATGGATGGCATAATCCAACTCTCATCTGAGAATCAAGGGTTCTCCTATATACTGCCCTATATTGTATTATCTATTGTTTTATTACTAAGTCAGCCTTTTAACCAAGGGCGTATTGGTATGATAGCGATAAGCATGGCTATCGCTTATTGGATAATTCAAGAAAGGTTGCAAGTACCATTATCATACGGTACGACACGAATTGAATTTACATTAACCGCCTTTTTATTGCCGATCTGCATGATGGCTACATTCATTTTCCCTGAGCGTCGAATTTTCTCTAAGTTTGGCGCTGGCTATTTATGTATATTAGTCTTCATGTTTTTCTGGTGTTGGATAATCACAGTACACTTTGCCGATAATGACATGACTGAAATATGGCAAACCTATTTGCTCAATATTCCAGAAATTTCGCCTTTACCTGTTATCGTTGTTCTTTATAGTATAGTGATGTGTGGTTTATCCGCTATTTTCGTTTTAACTCGAAGCAATAATACGGATTTAGCGTCTTATACGTGTCTGCTGTATTCATCACTTACTTTTTCATTATTTAGTGTTGATTATATTTCAAGCACCATGTTTTCAATTGCAGGGTTACTGCTTCTACTCTATATCATTACAGCAAGTCATGAGTTAGCGTTTATTGATCAGTTAACGGGAATTCCGGGCCGACGAGCTCTAGAATCTGAAATGAAACACCTTGGTCGCACCTATACCATTGCAATGCTTGACGTTGACCATTTCAAGAAATTCAATGATACCTATGGGCACGATACTGGTGATGACGTGCTTAAGTTAGTTGCAAGCATCATGGCACAAACTGGTGGTAACGCAAAAGTTTATCGTTATGGTGGTGAAGAATTTACGGTTTTATTTAAAGGTAAAACAGCAAAGCAAAGTTTAGAATATCTTGAGGAGTTACGAGAAGACATCGCTGATTATGATTTAATTATTCGTGATACTTCTACTCGTCCTAAAGATAACAAAGAAGGACAAGCTAAGCGTGGTAAAGCGAATAAAACAAAAGTCGTAAACGTAACCATCAGTATTGGTGTTGCTGATAGTGAAGATTTAAGAAAGCCACAACTCGTTATTAAAGCAGCCGACGAAGCTTTATATAGAGCTAAAGAAGGTGGACGTAACTGTGTAAGTGAATAA
- a CDS encoding DUF3302 domain-containing protein gives MFLDYFALGLLVFVALVIFYGIIVIHDIPYEIAHKRNHPHSDAIHVAGWVSLFTLHVLWPFLWIWATLWREDRGWGFHKIENNQLELQTRVNHLNDQVELLTEKLSQIEVNQVKQAPQKPSQEEQA, from the coding sequence ATGTTTTTAGATTATTTTGCACTTGGTTTATTGGTCTTCGTTGCCCTTGTCATTTTCTATGGCATCATTGTCATTCATGATATCCCTTATGAAATAGCTCACAAACGCAATCACCCACATTCTGATGCTATTCATGTCGCTGGCTGGGTAAGTCTATTTACACTTCATGTTTTATGGCCATTTCTTTGGATCTGGGCAACGCTATGGCGTGAAGACCGTGGTTGGGGCTTCCATAAAATCGAAAACAATCAATTAGAGCTACAAACTCGCGTTAATCATCTTAATGATCAAGTAGAGCTATTAACTGAAAAGCTTTCTCAAATAGAAGTCAATCAAGTTAAACAAGCGCCTCAAAAACCATCTCAAGAGGAGCAAGCATAA